A stretch of Zymoseptoria tritici IPO323 chromosome 1, whole genome shotgun sequence DNA encodes these proteins:
- a CDS encoding putative major facilitator superfamily transporter (MFS-MDR transporter belonging to the DHA2 subfamily. These type of MFS transporters are implicated in MDR and secretion of fungal secondary metabolites.), producing the protein MLFSNSPKKDPKAPATTQPSSPSTEDSESTQLHRLARQRPSLLPTPTHEVLFLLSITTSQLLTEFFVCGFTILLPTVTTSLAIPSTAATWPASAFSLVVSAFLLPFGRLGDIYGGYPIYIAGITWFAVLSLIIGFSTNYTMLVVLRAFQGLGPAAYLPAGLQLLGSTYRPGPRKNFVFFIYGAMASFGFFVGVFFAGISGQYLTWRWYFWLGAIFVSIVAVVSVFSIPSDVAAHRDNGIVMDWWGSAAIVLGLILVVYAITDSSHAEDGWRTPYILVTFVLGWMLLGVAFYIEGWVAAQPLLPFSMFKVRGMLPFTIGLFFAYGPLGIYLLYATLFAMNILNVGPMQLVAWYVPTGVLGLLLSLFGGLFLHHIPTKLLMAITAFAIMIESAILACAPSDAGYWRWFFIPMICSTVAIDFIFSVANIFFSTSLPARQQGLAGSLSNVILQLGIAVLLGFSEVIASETKEQGLKRSYQNVFWFNFACGAVALVVFMFVRIPKARCELTVDEKEAREREGFEVGGGEDGEAEERDDGQHRV; encoded by the exons ATGCTCTTCTCAAACTCCCCCAAGAAAGACCCCAAAGCCCCCGCAACCACccaaccctcctctccctccaccgAAGACTCCGAATCAACTCAACTCCACCGCCTCGCCCGCCAAcgcccctccctcctccccaccccaACCCATgaagtcctcttcctcctctccataaCAACCTCCCAACTCCTGACCGAATTCTTCGTCTGCGGCTTCacaatcctcctcccaacCGTGACAACCTCCCTCGCCATCCCCTCTACCGCCGCGACCTGGCCCGCTTCCGCCTTCTCGCTCGTCGTCTCCGCGTTTCTCCTGCCATTCGGTCGTCTAGGGGACATCTACGGCGGGTATCCAATTTACATCGCTGGGATAACCTGGTTCGCagtcctctccctcatcatCGGCTTCTCGACGAATTATACCATGTTAGTGGTACTGCGTGCGTTCCAAGGTCTAGGACCAGCAGCTTACCTCCCCGCTGGACTACAACTCCTCGGATCAACGTATCGTCCCGGACCGAGGAAGAATTTCGTGTTTTTCATCTACGGCGCGATGGCGAGTTTTGGGTTCTTCGTGGGTGTCTTTTTCGCAGGGATTTCCGGACAGTATCTCACTTGGAGGTGGTACTTTTGGCTCGGAGCGATTTTCGTGTCTATCGTGGCGGTGGTGTCGGTTTTCTCGATCCCGTCTGACGTCGCGGCGCATCGAGACAATGGAATTGTGATGGATTGGTGGGGCAGTGCGGCGATCGTGTTGGGGTTGATTTTGGTGGTGTATGCTATTACGGACTCGAGCCATGCGGAGGATGGGTGGAGGACGCCGTATATCCTCGTCACTTTCGTGCTCGGTTGGATGCTGCTCGGTGTAGCTTTTTACATCGAAGGATGGGTGGCCGCTCAGCCGCTTCTCCCGTTCTCCATGTTCAAAGTCCGCGGCATGCTGCCCTTTACCATCGGCCTGTTCTTCGCCTACGGTCCGCTGGGGATTTACCTCCTCTACGCCACCCTGTT CGCCATGAACATCCTCAATGTAGGTCCCATGCAACTCGTAGCCTGGTACGTCCCCACCGGCGTCCTCggccttctcctctccctcttcggcggcctcttcctccaccacatcccCACGAAACTCCTCATGGCAATCACAGCGTTCGCCATAATGATCGAgtccgccatcctcgcctgCGCCCCTTCCGACGCAGGTTACTGGCGCTGGTTCTTCATACCAATGATTTGCTCCACGGTAGCCAtcgacttcatcttctcgGTCGCcaacatcttcttctccacctccctgCCCGCTCGACAGCAAGGGTTGGCAGGAAGCTTGAGTAATGTCATCTTGCAGTTGGGGATCGCGGTGTTGTTGGGGTTCTCGGAGGTGATTGCTTCGGAGACGAAGGAGCAGGGGTTGAAGAGGAGTTATCAGAATGTGTTTTGGTTTAATTTTGCGTGTGGGGCGGTGGCGTTGGTGGTGTTTATGTTTGTGAGGATTCCGAAGGCGAGGTGTGAGTTGACGGtggatgagaaggaggcgagggagagggaggggtttgaagttggcggaggtgaggatggagaggcgGAAGAGAGGGACGATGGACAACACCGCGTGTGA
- the MgMep2 gene encoding ammonium permease (Related to yeast Mep2 that is involved in regulation of pseudohyphal growth; belongs to a ubiquitous family of cytoplasmic membrane proteins that transport only ammonium (NH4+); expression is under the nitrogen catabolite repression regulation) gives MSTDQGSLPYVPLVEYNGTADSTGGDSLTQDLNVFYNAGDIAWMLTATALVCLMVPGVGFFYSGLARRKSALSLIWLSVMSTAVVSFQWFFWGYSLAFSHTATNGFIGDLDSFGLKGVLGAPSLGSAKIPDLMYAVYQGMFACMTMALLTGAVSERGKLLPCVIFMFIWTTIVYDPIACWTWNPNGWSYKLGGLDLAGGTPVHIASGTAALAYSYMLGPRTGHGTPALNYRPHNVTHIVIGTVFLWVGWFGFNAGSALGANLRAIMAAVVTNLAAGVGGITWCLVDYRLEAKWSTVGFCSGVISGLVCITPGSGYVPAWAAVIYGICAGIGCNFATQLKFWMNADDALDIFAVHGVGGFIGNLLTGIFAADWIAHLDGFTEIQGGWLNRHWIQLAIQLADSVTGMVYSFTMTIAILFLMNLLGRKIPALRLRASAEEELAGIDDVEIGEFAYDYVELTRDVRPADALEGVNDGYATDDARSTRSSLVFGRAQYVRSERREKNDIPMREFERSEVQTGYAM, from the exons ATGTCGACCGACCAAGGCAGTCTGCCTTACGTGCCTCTGGTCGAGTACAACGGCACAGCCGACAGCACCGGGGGAGACTCATTGACGCAAGACCTAAACGTCTTCTACAATGCCGGAGACATCGCATGGATGCTTACGGCCACCGCACTTGTCTGCTTGATGGTGCCTGGCGTTGG TTTCTTCTACTCGGGACTGGCTCGCAGAAAATCCGCACTGTCGCTGATATGGCTATCTGTCATGTCAACAGCTGTAGTCAGCTTTCAATGGTTCTTCTGGGGCTACTCGCTGGCATTCTCGCATACGGCAACGAATGGCTTCATTGGAGATCTTGACTCGTTCGGCTTGAAAGGCGTACTCGGTGCACCTAGCCTTGGCAGTGCGAAGATACCGGATTTGATGTATGCTGTCTACCAAGGCATGTTCGCTTG CATGACAATGGCACTTCTCACAGGCGCCGTGTCAGAACGAGGTAAACTCCTCCCCTGCGTGATCTTCATGTTCATCTGGACCACCATCGTCTACGACCCGATCGCCTGCTGGACCTGGAACCCAAATGGCTGGTCCTACAAACTCGGCGGCCTCGACCTCGCAGGTGGCACGCCAGTACACATCGCATCCGGCACCGCGGCTCTAGCATACAGCTACATGCTTGGTCCACGCACTGGACACGGCACACCAGCTCTGAACTACCGTCCACACAACGTCACGCACATCGTTATTGGTACTGTCTTCCTCTGGGTTGGCTGGTTCGGCTTCAACGCCGGATCTGCTCTCGGTGCAAACCTCCGAGCGATaatggcggcggtggtgacCAACCTGGCCGCAGGCGTCGGTGGTATCACATGGTGCCTCGTCGACTACCGCCTCGAAGCGAAATGGTCCACAGTCGGCTTCTGCTCCGGTGTCATCTCAGGTCTTGTCTGCATCACTCCAGGCTCAGGATATGTGCCCGCGTGGGCTGCTGTAATTTACGGCATCTGCGCGGGTATCGGCTGCAACTTCGCCACGCAGCTCAAATTCTGGATGAACGCCGACGATGCTCTAGACATCTTCGCCGTACATGGTGTGGGTGGCTTCATCGGCAATCTCCTCACGGGCATATTCGCAGCCGACTGGATCGCACATCTCGACGGCTTCACGGAAATCCAAGGCGGCTGGCTCAACCGCCACTGGATCCAGCTCGCGATCCAACTCGCCGATAGCGTTACTGGAATGGTATACAGCTTCACCATGACGATCGCCATCCTCTTTCTCATGAACCTTCTTGGACGGAAGATTCCCGCCCTACGATTACGAGCTTCAGCTGAGGAGGAACTGGCCGGCATCGACGATGTGGAGATCGGAGAGTTCGCTTACGACTATGTTGAGCTCACAAGAGATGTGCGGCCGGCGGACGCGCTCGAGGGCGTCAATGATGGGTACGCGACGGACGATGCGAGAAGTACGAGGAGCTCACTGGTGTTTGGCAGAGCGCAGTATGTGCGGTCGGAGCGGAGGGAGAAGAACGATATTCCGATGCGGGAGTTTGAGAGGTCGGAGGTGCAGACGGGGTATGCCATGTGA
- a CDS encoding 60S ribosomal protein L1: MSKITVAGVRTNVQALLQYSNEEKKRNFLETVELQIGLKNYDPQRDKRFSGTVKLPKVPRPGMSICILGDQHDIDRAKHGGVDAMSSDDLKKLNKNKKLIKKLARKYDAFIASDSLIKQIPRLLGPGLSKAGKFPTPVSHADDLSAKITEVKSTIKFQLKKVLCMGVAVGNVDMTEDELIGNIMLAINYLVSLLKKGWQNVGSLTIKASMSPPKRLY; encoded by the exons ATGTCGAAGATCACGGTCGCTGGTGTGCGTACCAACGTGCAGGCCCTGCTCCAGTACTccaacgaggagaagaagcgcaacTTCCTCGAGACCGTCGAGCTCCAGATCGGCCTCAAGAACTACGACCCTCAGCGTGACAAGCGTTTCTCGGGTACCGTCAAGCTCCCCAAGGTCCCTCGCCCGGGCATGTCCATCTG CATTCTCGGTGACCAGCACGATATCGATCGTGCGAAGCACGGTGGTGTTGACGCCATGTCCTCGGACGATCTCAAGAAGCTcaacaagaacaagaagtTGATCAAGAAGCTCGCGCGCAAGTACGATGCCTTCATCGCTTCCGACTCCCTCATCAAGCAGATTCCTCGTCTCTTGGGACCAGGTCTCTCCAAGG CCGGCAAGTTCCCCACTCCCGTCTCCCACGCCGACGATCTCTCCGCCAAGATCACCGAGGTCAAGTCGACCATCAAGTTCCAGTTGAAGAAGGTGCTCTGTATGGGTGTGGCTGTCGGCAACGTGGACATGACCGAGGATGAGCTCATCGGAAACATCATGTTGGCCATCAACTACCTCGTCTCCCTCCTGAAGAAGGGCTGGCAGAACGTGGGCAGCTTGACCATCAAGGCCAGCATGTCCCCACCAAAGCGTCTCTACTAG
- a CDS encoding uncharacterized protein (ADP-ribosylation factor 1) produces MGLTFSKLFDRLWGKKEMRILMVGLDAAGKTTILYKLKLGEIVTTIPTIGFNVETVEYKNIQFTVWDVGGQDKIRPLWRHYFQNTQGIIFVVDSNDRDRVVEAREELQRMLNEDELRDALLLVFANKQDLPNAMNAAEITDKLGLHSLRQRAWYIQSTCATSGDGLYEGLEWLSNSLRKAGHQ; encoded by the exons ATGGGTCTCACATTCTCGAAGTTGTTCGACCGCCTCTGGGGaaagaaggagatgagaaTTCTGATGGTCGGTTTGGACGCTGCTGGAAAGACCACCATCCTCTACAAGCTGAAGTTGGGTGAAATCGTCACCACTATTCCTACCATCG GTTTCAACGTCGAGACTGTCGAGTACAAGAACATTCAGTTCACGGTGTGGGATGTTGGTGGTCAGGACAAGATCCGACCTCTGTGGAGGCATTACTTCCAGAACACCCAGGGtatcatcttcgtcgtcgactccAACGATCGCGATCGTGTCGTCGAGGCTCGTGAGGAGCTGCAGCGCATGCTCAACGAGGACGAGCTCAGGGACGCCCTTCTCCTGGTCTTCGCCAACAAGCAGGATTTGCCCAACGCCATGAACGCCGCCGAGATCACCGACAAGCTCGGACTGCACAGCTTGAGGCAACGCGCTTGG TACATCCAATCGACCTGCGCCACCTCCGGTGACGGTCTCTACGAGGGTCTCGAGTGGCTCAGCAACTCCCTGCGCAAGGCCGGCCACCAGTAG